A window of the Scleropages formosus chromosome 5, fSclFor1.1, whole genome shotgun sequence genome harbors these coding sequences:
- the LOC108931116 gene encoding alpha-2C adrenergic receptor-like, translating into MDSFNWSAEELSAGPNSSSSSSSSSSPDEGQYSVVTVAALAALVTFLILFTVVGNVLVVLAVLTSRALKAPQNLFLVSLASADILVAALVMPFSLANELMGYWVFGTVWCGIYLALDVLFCTSSIVHLCAISLDRYWSVTKAVEYNLKRTPRRVKCVIVLVWLISAAISSPPLISINWNGEKVPHPQCVLNDDTWYILSSSVGSFFAPCLIMVLVYIRIYQVAKTRTRSMSEKKRGSDRSPQTENGLSKGSSFMVNGEKENGHCESGPGGRPRDVDDLDLEETSSSDGKGKKMPGQSSRSERRGSRKSSSLSKQSSRRSRTSTKSLELFTSSRRRRNTSSRRKVSQAREKRFTFVLAVVMGVFVVCWFPFFFSYSLYGVCRQSCQIPDTLFKFFFWIGYCNSSLNPVIYTIFNQDFRRAFHKILCRSWRKSF; encoded by the coding sequence ATGGACTCGTTCAACTGGAGCGCTGAGGAGCTGTCCGCAGGTCCAaactcttcctcctcttcctcctcttcctcctcgccCGATGAAGGTCAGTACTCGGTGGTCACTGTGGCCGCACTGGCCGCCCTGGTCaccttcctcatcctcttcacGGTGGTGGGCAACGTCCTGGTGGTGCTGGCTGTGCTGACCAGCAGGGCTCTGAAGGCTCCTCAGAACCTCTTCCTGGTGTCTCTGGCCAGCGCCGACATCCTGGTGGCCGCCCTCGTCATGCCCTTCTCCCTGGCCAACGAGCTCATGGGCTACTGGGTCTTCGGCACAGTGTGGTGTGGGATTTACCTGGCTCTGGACGTGCTCTTCTGCACTTCCTCCATCGTGCACCTGTGTGCCATCAGCCTGGACAGGTACTGGTCCGTCACAAAGGCTGTGGAGTACAACCTGAAGAGGACCCCCAGGAGGGTGAAGTGTGTCATCGTGCTCGTGTGGCTCATCTCGGCCGCCATCTCCTCCCCTCCGCTCATCTCCATCAATTGGAATGGTGAGAAGGTCCCGCACCCCCAGTGTGTCCTCAATGATGACACGTGGTACATCCTGTCCTCCAGCGTTGGCTCCTTCTTTGCCCCGTGTCTCATCATGGTCCTCGTCTACATTAGAATATACCAGGTGGCCAAAACGAGGACGAGGAGCATGTCGGAGAAGAAGCGGGGCTCGGACAGGTCACCGCAGACCGAGAACGGTCTGAGCAAAGGTAGCTCCTTCATGGTGAACGGCGAGAAGGAGAATGGCCACTGCGAGTCGGGGCCTGGGGGACGACCACGGGACGTTGATGACCTGGACCTGGAGGAGACGAGCTCCTCTGATGGAAAGGGGAAGAAGATGCCGGGGCAGAGCTCCAGGAGCGAGAGGAGGGGCAGCCGGAAGAGCAGCTCCCTGTCCAAACAGTCGAGCCGCAGGTCCAGGACCAGCACCAAGTCCTTGGAACTGTTCACctccagcaggaggaggaggaacacgTCGTCTCGCAGGAAGGTCTCGCAGGCCCGGGAGAAGCGGTTCACCTTCGTCCTGGCCGTGGTCATGGGCGTCTTTGTGGTGTGCTGGTTCCCCTTCTTCTTCAGTTACAGCCTGTACGGTGTGTGCAGACAGTCCTGCCAGATCCCAGACACGCTCTTCAAGTTCTTCTTCTGGATCGGCTACTGCAACAGCTCCCTGAACCCGGTCATCTACACCATCTTCAACCAGGACTTCCGGAGAGCCTTCCACAAAATCCTGTGCCGCTCGTGGAGAAAGTCCTTCTGA